In Nematostella vectensis chromosome 2, jaNemVect1.1, whole genome shotgun sequence, one genomic interval encodes:
- the LOC5515766 gene encoding transmembrane protein 163 isoform X2 — MTLKGVEVQFRAYEVVDNEKHRRANRVAANQDGIFHQVDKINTPLTEKWRLAAMGLSIASIIINLALGVAYFFLSEVTWSSAAFGFAFQVLLDCLSSIVVLWRFYGIEGRKYSYQRERRACLGIGISFVVSSIVISAKAIHTLVINEEPKRSMNLLFVSGTSVFLLFSMAYIKYLVAYKTDSRALRIDAFNTSAGGVMAFAVTLTSILYEHSNKIWFLDATVALGISLVFFLYGVRTIIELHSDKGTPVPSK, encoded by the exons ATGACTTTAAAAGGCGTAGAGGTTCAGTTTCGTGCTTATGAAGTTGTGGATAATGAAAAACATCGACGGGCGAACAGAGTTGCCGCAAATCAAG aTGGTATTTTTCATCAAGTGGATAAGATTAACACACCTCTAACAGAAAAATGGCGGCTCGCAGCGATGGGCCTCTCAATCGCTTCGATAATTATCAACCTGGCTCTTGGAGTGGCATATTTTT TCCTGTCTGAAGTTACATGGAGCTCGGCAGCTTTTGGGTTCGCG TTTCAAGTCTTGCTGGACTGTCTCTCCTCTATTGTTGTCCTGTGGAGGTTTTATGGGATTGAAGGGCGCAAATACTCCTACCAAAGAGAAAGAAG GGCATGTTTAGGGATCGGCATTTCCTTCGTCGTGTCGTCCATAGTCATATCAGCTAAGGCGATTCACACGCTGGTCATCAACGAAGAACCCAAACGA AGCATGAACCTCCTTTTTGTATCTGGGACCAGCGTGTTTCTGCTGTTCTCCATGGCATACATCAAGTACTTAGTAGCATACAAGACAGACAGTAGAGCTCTCAGGATCGATG CGTTCAACACTTCTGCTGGCGGTGTGATGGCATTTGCGGTGACCCTTACCTCTATCCTCTACGAGCACTCCAACAAAATCTGGTTCCTGGATGCCACAGTGGCTCTTGGTATTTCCCTAGTCTTCTTCCTCTACGGAGTCAG
- the LOC5515766 gene encoding transmembrane protein 163 isoform X1, with amino-acid sequence MEMTICAQEPDKQVQRAQINVSYLGPVEYPGEIRATNMSDGIFHQVDKINTPLTEKWRLAAMGLSIASIIINLALGVAYFFLSEVTWSSAAFGFAFQVLLDCLSSIVVLWRFYGIEGRKYSYQRERRACLGIGISFVVSSIVISAKAIHTLVINEEPKRSMNLLFVSGTSVFLLFSMAYIKYLVAYKTDSRALRIDAFNTSAGGVMAFAVTLTSILYEHSNKIWFLDATVALGISLVFFLYGVRTIIELHSDKGTPVPSK; translated from the exons AGCCGGACAAGCAAGTTCAGAGAGCACAAATCAATGTCAGCTATCTTGGACCAGTAGAGTATCCGGGGGAAATAAGGGCGACGAATATGTCAG aTGGTATTTTTCATCAAGTGGATAAGATTAACACACCTCTAACAGAAAAATGGCGGCTCGCAGCGATGGGCCTCTCAATCGCTTCGATAATTATCAACCTGGCTCTTGGAGTGGCATATTTTT TCCTGTCTGAAGTTACATGGAGCTCGGCAGCTTTTGGGTTCGCG TTTCAAGTCTTGCTGGACTGTCTCTCCTCTATTGTTGTCCTGTGGAGGTTTTATGGGATTGAAGGGCGCAAATACTCCTACCAAAGAGAAAGAAG GGCATGTTTAGGGATCGGCATTTCCTTCGTCGTGTCGTCCATAGTCATATCAGCTAAGGCGATTCACACGCTGGTCATCAACGAAGAACCCAAACGA AGCATGAACCTCCTTTTTGTATCTGGGACCAGCGTGTTTCTGCTGTTCTCCATGGCATACATCAAGTACTTAGTAGCATACAAGACAGACAGTAGAGCTCTCAGGATCGATG CGTTCAACACTTCTGCTGGCGGTGTGATGGCATTTGCGGTGACCCTTACCTCTATCCTCTACGAGCACTCCAACAAAATCTGGTTCCTGGATGCCACAGTGGCTCTTGGTATTTCCCTAGTCTTCTTCCTCTACGGAGTCAG